The Paraflavitalea devenefica genome contains a region encoding:
- a CDS encoding 2Fe-2S iron-sulfur cluster-binding protein, whose amino-acid sequence MINITVLNKAGEERELEVPEDMGLNLMEILKANEYNVLATCGGMAMCGTCHVQVLEGMDNLAAHSDAELDMLDTLPDAESNSRLACQLRVDENMHGAVFKLCAEEDVEVA is encoded by the coding sequence ATGATCAATATCACCGTACTCAATAAGGCAGGAGAAGAAAGAGAACTGGAAGTACCTGAAGATATGGGATTAAACCTGATGGAAATCCTCAAGGCCAACGAATACAATGTGCTGGCTACCTGCGGCGGCATGGCCATGTGCGGCACCTGCCATGTACAGGTACTGGAAGGAATGGACAACCTGGCCGCGCACAGTGATGCCGAACTGGATATGCTGGATACGCTGCCCGATGCAGAAAGCAACAGCCGCCTCGCCTGCCAGCTAAGGGTAGATGAAAACATGCATGGCGCTGTATTCAAACTCTGCGCTGAAGAAGACGTAGAGGTGGCATAA